In the genome of Paenibacillus pabuli, the window GGTCAGGCAGGAAATGCCCAGTACTTTCATGCCGCCATGAATGGCTACAATTGCTTCAGGTACCGTCGACATACCCACAGCATCAGCACCCATCGTACGAATCATGCGAATCTCCGCTGGAGTCTCATACGCTGGACCGCTCCACCATGCATACACACCTTGCTGCAAACTTACATGCTGCTCTTCTGCCACCTTCAAAGCAATGCTGCGCAGCTCACGGTTATACACTTGTGATACATCCGGGAAGCGCACACCCAGCTCCGCATTATTCGGCCCCATCAGCGGATTATTACCCACCAGATTGATATGATCCGTAATCAGCATGAGCTGTCCCGGTTCGAAGCTGGTATTAATCGCTCCACAGGCGTTGGTGATGATCAGCTGCTCCACACCCAGTGCTTTCATAATCCGAACCGGGAACGTTACTTCATCCAGCGTAAACCCTTCATAATAATGAAGGCGTCCTTTC includes:
- a CDS encoding purine-nucleoside phosphorylase, whose product is MHQSAHIQEARDYIVNRINAKPVVGMILGSGLGALADEIENATVIPYTDIPYFAQSEAIGHANELVIGELMGKTVVAMKGRLHYYEGFTLDEVTFPVRIMKALGVEQLIITNACGAINTSFEPGQLMLITDHINLVGNNPLMGPNNAELGVRFPDVSQVYNRELRSIALKVAEEQHVSLQQGVYAWWSGPAYETPAEIRMIRTMGADAVGMSTVPEAIVAIHGGMKVLGISCLTNMACGILDQPLSHDEVIEVAAKVKTTFIGLVKGILKEM